A segment of the Chitinivorax sp. PXF-14 genome:
GCGATCCTGTTGTGTTGCGCCGGTCTGCTTTATGCGCGGCGGTTCGTGCAACCAAGCCCTGTGTGCGGCAGATCACCAACGCGGTGCAAGGCGACGAGCGCCGGGTCAGGCATAGGCGTTGAAGCTCGAGCCGTTATCCGCGCCGCTATAGGCACGGATCGCGGGGTTGCTGTCACCATTCAACTCACGTGATTTGGCGGTCTGCTGCGAGCCCTGCGTCAGCAACTCGGCTCGTGCCTGCAGCTCCATCTGCGTGGCGTGTGCCGCAACCGAACGGTCCTGCGGCGATGGGTCGGCCGGGGCGAGCGCGGCAGCCCTGACCAGCTGCGCCTTGGTAATGGTCTCCTGTGGCGTTCTGCCTGGCGAGGCATCGATATTGACCTCGCCGCCAATCGCATAATTCTTGCCATCGGGCCCCCGCTGGTAGACGAAGCTCGGGCCGCCCTCAGCCAGCCCGCCACTGGCGGCGATGTGCGCCTGTTCGTGAGCGCGCACCGCGCTGTCGCGGGCTTTCAGTTGAGCGATATTGGTCTGGTCGACCTGCTGGCTGTCTTGCGATGAATTGCCGGCGCTGGCTTTGTCGGTGCCACCCTGGCCCTTGGCCTGATCGCCGGACGCGACCTGACCCTGGCCACGCGTCTGCGGCGTGGCGTAGGAAAGACCGGAGGAGGAGCTTACAGAATTCAGCATGATGGGCAGCCGTAAAGCGAGCCTTGCTATGAGTATAGGTGCTTGATTGAGAATGACAATGCTGGGTTTTTCAGGCTAAACAGGCGGTATGACATGAAATTATTTGAAGCAGCGCATATGTGTTTGCCCGCGGCCTCTCGCAAACGCTCATTCTGACCTTGTGCTCTGCTTCAAATAATCCGAAACTGAATTCGAGAAGCCTTCCCCAGTTCGCTTGCATAACGATTAGTAAATGCTAATGTACAGACATGAGGTGTGCTGACGCGGCCTTGTCCGCCAATTGAGCACCTTTTCTCCCGCACCTGTTATGGGAGTACAGACGATGCTGAAGTGTGGGTTGTGCCTAGTCCTGGCAGCGACGACGGCATGTTGGGCAGGCGGTCTCCGGGCTGCGGAGCCGCCTGCCATTCTTTTGGACCATCCCGATGCGCCGCCCGCCAAGGTGACCATCCCACTCAAGCTGCGTCTGGTTGACCCCAGCCTCATTCCGGCGATTCCCGCCGAACTGCAGAACCCACCTAGCTACCTGATTCCACCGCCGCCCAACCTGGCCGAGCAGGACCAGGAACGCGAGCTCAAGAAAGCCATGGGCAAGCGGCTCGAGCTCCAGTTCGGCGGCGAGAAGATGAAGGTCCGCATCCGCAAGCGCGGCATCTTCATCGAGATCCCCTGGAAATAGCCCACCGCAGCGGCATGCTAGCTCGCCAGCGGCGCGTTGGCGGAAGGCGCCTGCCATGCCGACATGAAGGCATGCAGGATGCGCTGCTCGGCGCTGAGGCGGCCGTTTATCGGCAGCGGCACCTGCAGCTGCAACTCCATGTGCTCGTGATCGGGCAGCTTGAGGCGCACGCGTGGCGCCACGCTCGGTACGTCGAGTGCGCGGTGGCGCTCGACGTGGGCTGCATGGTCGCTCACGTGCGACAGGTAGGGCGCGCATTCGGCCTCGCCTGCGGCCAGCAGCAGCGCCTCGGCGCGCTGCCAGTCGGCCCCCGTGGGCAGGGGGATCGTGATCAGCTGCAAGGTGTAGTCGCCGAACAGGGCGTCGTTGAATACAGGCTGGTTCAGCAGAAGGCTGTTCGGGATCGTGGCCAGCCGGCCGGCCGCCGTCGAGCCGCTGACCAGCAGCGTGGTGGACAGCAGGTTGCGGTCGACCACCTTGCCGCGCGTGCTGCCGATCTCGACCACATCGCCGATGTCGAACACGCGCGAGCTGGTGCGATAGATACCGCCGATCAGGCACAGGATCAGCTCCTTGGTGGCCAACACGATCGCCGCCGCGATGGCGACCAGCGACACGGCCAGCGTGCGGATCTCATGCCCCCAGATGAATACCAGCCCGAGCAGAAAGGTCAGCAGGATACTGTTGCGCAGCGTCACCTGCCAGCGCCGGCGGACTTCCGGCGGCAGATCCTGGCGCGCGACGATCATGCGCCTGACCACGAAGCGGGCAACGACCAGCAATAGCGCGAACAGGATCGTGCTGAACAGGTCCAGCAGCATCGTGCGTTCCTGGAACAGGGTGGAGAGTGGCGGCATGGCGGCTGTGGGCGCTTTCTGGTCCGTTGATGGCATGAACCCGGCGATTATGTCATCGGCTGGCGCGCACCGGCCAGTTGGAGTAACCTTCGGCCCTTTTCGCCTGCCGCCTCTTTTCGGGAATTCCTCTCATGCAACAACTGGTTATCGCAAGCAATAACGCGGGCAAGCTGCGCGAGTTCGGCGCACTGCTGGCGCCGCTCGGGTTCGACATCGTGCCGCAGGGCCAGCTGGGCGTGAGCGAGGCGGAAGAACCGCACTGCACCTTCGTCGAGAATGCGCTGGCCAAGGCGCGCCATGCGAGCCGCGTGACCGGCCTGCCGGCGCTGGCCGACGATTCCGGCATCTGCGTATCGGCGCTGGGCGGCGCGCCGGGCGTGTATTCGGCACGCTTCGCCGGCGAGCCGAAATCGGACTCGCGCAACAACGACAAGCTGCTGGCCGACCTGGCCGGGCAGGTCGACCGCCGTGCGCACTATGTGGCGGTGCTGGTGTTCGTGCGCCATGCCGACGACCCGCAGCCGCTGATCGCCGAGGGCGAGTGGCATGGCGAGGTGCTCGACGCGCCGCGCGGGGAGGGCGGTTTCGGTTATGACCCACTGTTCCTGGTGCCGGAAACCGGCAAGACGGTGGCCGAGCTCGACGCCGATATCAAGAACCGCATGAGCCATCGTGGCAAGGCCCTGGTCGAACTGGTGGCGAAGCTGCGCCGCCGCGATGGTGGTGCCGCATGAACCTGCACGTCCGCCTGGCGACACCCGCCGACCTCGACCGATTGGCGCTACTGTTCGACGCGTATCGCCAGTTCTACACGCTGCCGGCTGACCTCGCGCTGTCGCGTGCCTATCTCGGCGAACGCATGCGCAAGGCCGAATCGCTGCTGCTGGTGGCCGATGCGGGCGACGGGCTGGCCGGCTTCATCCAGATGTACCCGACCTTTTCCTCGCTCGCCGCCGACCGCATCTACACCCTCGAAGACCTGTTCGTCGATCCGGCCTATCGCGGCCACGGCGTCGGCCGCCAGCTGATGACTGCGGCGGCGGCAGCCGGGCGCGAGCGGGGCGCCGTGCAGCTGGTGCTGTCCACCGCCACCGACAATGCGACGGCGCAGGCACTGTACGAATCGCTGGGCTGGCAGCGCGACATACAGTTTTTTTACTACGCGCTGAATCTCGCGCCGCTCGGCTGAGTCTTACCCGCCATGCAGACGATTTCCCTTCCCGCCGGGCGCAGCCATTGGCAGCTGCAGGCGCTGCCACCACTGGCGCTGTACATCCACATGCCGTGGTGCGTGCGCAAGTGCCCGTATTGCGACTTCAATTCGCACGAGGCGAAGAACGGCTTCGACGAGAACGGCTATCTCGATGCGCTGGTGCGCGACCTGGAGCTGGCGCTGCCGTCGATCTGGGGCCGCCGCGTGGTCAGCATCTTCTTCGGCGGCGGCACGCCGAGCCTGTTCTCGGCCGCCGGGCTCGACCGGCTGCTGGCCGACATCCGCGCGCGCGTGGCGTTGAATGCCGATGCCGAGATCACGCTGGAGGCCAACCCCGGCACCTTCGAAGCCGACAAGTTCCGCGATTACCGTGCGGCCGGCATCAACCGCCTGTCGATCGGCATCCAGAGCTTCAACGCAGGTCACCTCAAGGCGCTCGGCCGCATCCACGACGAGCGCGAGGCGCAGCGCGCGATCGAGATTGCCCACCGGCATTTCGACAACTTCAATCTCGACCTGATGTACGCGCTGCCCGGGCAGACGCTGGCCGAGGCGCAGGCCGACATCCGCACCGCGATCGACGCCGGCTCCACGCATCTGTCGGCCTACCACCTGACGCTGGAGCCGAACACGCTGTTCTACCGCTACCCGCCCGCCTTGCCCGACGACGAGCTGTCGGCCGACATGCAGGAGATGGTCGAGGCGGAGCTTGCCTCTGCCGGCTTCGATCATTACGAGACCTCGGCGTTTGCGCGGCCCGGCCGGCGCTGCCAGCACAACCTCAACTACTGGCAGTTCGGCGATTATCTCGGCATCGGCGCCGGCGCACATTCCAAGCTGACCTTCCATGACCGCATCGTGCGCGAGATGCGCTACAAGCAGCCGACGCAGTATCTGCGCGAGATCGCCGCCGGCGCGCCGGTGCAGGAAAGCCGTCAGGTCGCGCTCGATGAGCTGCCTTTCGAGTTCATGATGAACCTGCTGCGGCTGACGGGCGGCTTCGAGAGCCAGCTGTTTACCGAGCGCACCGGCCTGCCCTTGGCTAGAATTGAGCGTGAGCTGAGCGAGGCGGAAGCGCGTGGCCTGCTCGAGCGCGACCATGTCGGCATCCGCCCGACACAGGCCGGCCAGCGTTTTCTCAACGATTTACTGCAACTGTTCCTCAACGGGGAACCGGACTGAACAAGGAGTCAGCATGAAGAAGGAAATCATCTCCACCGAGCGCGCCCCCAAGGCCATCGGCACCTACTCGCAGGCCGTCGTGGCCGGCGCCACCGTTTACATGTCGGGCCAGATCGGCCTCGATCCGGCCACCATGGAGATGGCCGAGGGCTTCGAAGCGCAGACCCACCAGGTATTCAAGAACCTGCGCGCCGTGTGCGAGGCCGCGGGCGGCACCACGCGTGACATCGTCAAGCTCAATGCCTACCTGACCGATCTGTCGAACTTCGCCAAGTTCAACGAGATCATGGGGCAGTATTTCCAGGAGCCTTACCCGGCGCGCGCTGCAGTCGGCGTTGCCAGCCTGCCGCGCGGCGGCGTGGTCGAGGCCGATGCGGTGATGGTGTTGAGCTGATCCGCTCGCCCATCAAGCGTGAGACGGCGGTCGACGATCGCCGTTTTTACTTTGCAAGATGCGCGCGGGCAGCCGCCCGCCAGCCAGTAGAAAGCATGAAGATGACAGACCAAGCCCCCGACAGATTCCGTTTCATGGGCACGCTCGAGGTCGGCAAGATTGCCGACGCCTACACCCAGGAAACCGATATCGCCTGCCCGTTCTGCGGCCGGCACCTGGTATTTTCGCCGCGCCAGGAAGGCCTGAGCCGCTCGGGTGACACCTGGCACGTGCAGAAGGCCTTCTTCGAATGCCGCAACGAGGATTGCGCGCGCTTCGACGAGGCGTTCGCGGTGGACGCGGTCAACCAGCACGCAGCCGCGACAGGTGCCAAGTTCCGCGGCTGAGCCGGCCCGCGCCCGATTTTGCCGCGCGTCGATACAGCGGTAAAATGCTATTTTTCCAGCCGCGCGAACGTGCGGCTGTGTTGTTTGTAAACCCGGAAGATGCGTATGTTGCGACTGACTGAAGTGAAACTCCCCCTTGACCATGCCGAGCCCGAGCTCAAGGCTGCCGTACTCAAGCGGCTTGGCGTGAAGGAGGGCGACCTGCTCGGCTTCAGCATCTTCCGGCGGGGCTACGACGCGCGCAAGAGGAGTGCGATCTCGCTGGTCTACAGCGTCGATGTCGAGCTGCGCAACGAGGCCGCGGTGCTCAAACGCCTGCGTGACGACCGCCACATCGGGCCCGCGCCCGACATGCGCTACCAGTTCGTGGCGCAGGCGCCGGCCGGCTTGAGCGAACGCCCCGTCATCATCGGCATGGGGCCGTGCGGCCTGTTTGCCGGCCTGATCCTGGCCCAGATGGGTTTCCGTCCCATCATCCTCGAGCGTGGCAAGGCCGTGCGCGAGCGCACCAAGGATACTTGGGGCCTGTGGCGCAAGTCGGTACTGAACCCCGAATCCAATGTGCAGTTCGGCGAGGGCGGCGCCGGCACCTTCTCCGACGGCAAGCTCTATAGCCAGATCAAGGACCCGAAATTCCACAGCCGCAAGGTGCTCGACGAGTTCGTCAAGGCTGGCGCGCCGGAGGAGATCCTCTACGTCAGCAAGCCGCATATCGGCACCTTCCGCCTCGTCGGCATGGTCGAGGAGATGCGAGCCGGTATCGAGGCGCTCGGCGGCGAGGTGCGCTTCCAGAGCAAGGTCGACGAGATCGAGATCGACAACGGCCAGGTGCGCGGCGTGGTGCTGGCCGGCGGCGAGCGCATCGCCACCTCGCACGTGGTGCTGGCGATCGGCCACAGCGCGCGCGATACCTTCCAGATGCTTTACGACAAGGGGGTGTATGTCGAGGCGAAGCCGTTCTCGGTCGGCTTCCGCATCGAGCACCCGCAGTCCCTGATCGACCGCGCGCGCTTCGGCGATTTTGCAGGCAACGCCATCCTTGGCGCGGCCGACTACAAGCTCGTCTACCACGCGAGCAACGGCCGCTCGGTATACAGCTTCTGCATGTGCCCGGGCGGGACGGTGGTGGCGGCCACGTCGGAACCGAACCGCGTCGTCACCAACGGCATGAGCCAGTATTCGCGCAACGAGCGCAACGCCAACAGCGGCATCGTCGTCGGCATCACCCCGGCCGATTTCCCGAGCGATCACCCGCTGGCCGGCATCGAGCTGCAGCGCGAGCTGGAGTCGCGCGCCTACGAGCTCGGTGGCGGCGGTTACCTGGCGCCGGGTCAGCTGGTCGGCGACTTCATCGCCAACCGGCCGTCGAGCGGTGTCGGCGAGGTCGAGCCATCCTACAAGCCCGGCGTGAAATTCGGCGATCTGAACCCGAGCCTGCCCGCCTATGCGATCGAGGCGATCCGCGAGGCGCTGCCGGCCTTCGACAAGCAGATCAAGGGCTATGCGATGCACGACGCGGTGCTTACCGGCGTCGAGACGCGCACCTCGTCGCCGATCCGCATCACGCGTAATCGCGACGACTACCAGAGCCTCAATACGCGCGGTCTGTTCCCGGCGGGCGAGGGGGCCGGCTACGCGGGCGGCATCCTGTCGGCCGCGGTCGATGGCATCGAGGTGGCCGAGGCCGTGGCGCTCAGCATGACGGGGCAGCCCGCCCCGCGTTGAGCGCAGCCTCGTCTGGGGGGCGGCTGGCTGCGTCGGGCCTGCCCGCCAGCGGCACCGGTGCGATCGTGCACCGGTACCGCCGTCACTTACAGCAGGATTTCGATGTCCTGCGTCGGGAAAGCCACGCAGGTGTGGACCCAGCCGAAATCGCGATCGGATTGACGCAGCTTGGCCTCGGGCGGGTTGAACACCTCGCCCGACAGCAGCTTGACCCGGCACAGGCTGCATTCGCCCGAGCGGCAGGCGTTCTCGGCGGCATAGCCGTTACGCTCCAGGCTGTTGAGCAGCGGCTCGCCGGCGCGCGCGCGGAAGCTGCCCTTGCCATGCACGGTGACCGTCACCTCGTGGTCCTGCCTCACATGCGCGGGCCACTGCGCCAGGCTGGCCGGGCACTTGGGCGCGCCGTTGGCCTCGACGCGGATGCGCCGGCGCTTGACGCCCAGCTGCGCCAGCTGGGCCAGGCAATTGTCGTTAAACGGTGTTGGGCCGCAGATGTAGTACATCCTGCCTGCCACATCGCCGACCAGGCGCTCGATCAGTTCCGCCGACAGATGCCCGGCCAGGCCGGTATAGCCGTCGGCGGGCCGTGAAACGATTTCGGTCAGCGTGAAGTTGTCGTGCGCTGCCGCGAGCTCGCGCAATTCCTGCTGGAAGATCACGTCGTCGGCGTAGCTGTTGCCGTAGATCACCTGAAAGCGCCACGGCAGGTGGCGATCGAGCATATCCAGGATCATGCTGCGCGCCGGCACGATGCCTGAGCCGCCGGCGAGAAAGACCAGCTCGCTGCCGTGAAACAGCGGGTTGTGGAAGAAGGTGCCCATGGGTCCGCTGCTCTCCAGCCGCTGGCCGACCGCGACGCGGTCGAGCAGGTAGTGGCTGACATAGCCATCCCGCGCGCGCTTGATAGTCAGGTCATAGTGGCTGCGCACCGACGGCGACGACGAGATCGCGTAGGGGCGCGCCGTCTGCACGCCGTCGATGTCCACGTACAGATTGACATACTGCCCCGCCTGGAACGGCGGCAGCTCGCCTGCGAGCGGCACCAGGCGGAGCGTGCGGGTGCTCGGCGTCTCGTCGATGATGTCGGCGATCGTGAGCGCGATGCGCGTGGGGTGCAGTTGCGCGAGTGTTGCGCCGACTGCGTGCCTGAGCTCGCTGAAATCGCTGCCGTGCTGCTCCAGCTGGTGCTTGTCGGCCATTGCCTCGGCATAGCCGGCCACGGCGTTGAGGAGGGTAGTGTCAGGCATGGGCCAATTCCTTCTGTAACAGATGTTTCAACACGGCGCGCGCAGTCGCTTCGCCCGACATATAGGCAGGCTGGAAGCCCCCCATGCCGACCCAGCTGCCGGCGTTGTAGAGGCCTGCCACCCCTTGCAGGCGATCGCGGAACAGTTCGGAATCGACGGTGTGCTGCTTGAAGCCGTAGATCGCGCCGTCCGGGCTGTTGAGGTAGCGCATCATGGTCAGCGGCGTGGCCACTTCGAGCTCCTCGATGTGCTCGCGCAGCCTGGGAAAGACGGCCTCGATCAGTTGCATCAGCAATTCGCCCTGCTCGTACTTGGTGCGCAGATAGTCCCCGGGCGGCAGCTTGCGCCACATCTCGCCGTATTGCAGCGCCACCAGCGAGATCAGGCTCTTGCCCGGTGGCACCAGCTTGGTATCGACGAAGTTGTAGCAGGTGGCCATGCCGAACAGCGGCTTGTCGAAGCTGCTCATGCGCTCGTGGATCGCATCGTTGTCGGTGGTGCTGCCGATGAAGGTCGAGGCGGTGGTGATGCCGACGGCTTCCGGCGGGCAATCGAGCCCGACGTACACGACCAGCGCCGAGGTGCCCATGCGCCGCGATTTGAAATCCTGCTGGATTTCCAGCGGCGGCGCGTCCCAGTCGAGCAGCTCGTTGTAGGTGACCAGCGGGCTGGCATTGGACAGCACCGCGTCGCAGCGGACGGTCTCGCCCGAGGCCAGCCGCACGCCGCTCACGCGCCGGCCTTCGGTGAGGATCTTCTCGGCGCCGCAGTTGAAGCGCACCTCGCCACCGGCACGCAGGAAGGCGTCGAGCAGGGCGCTGGACAGGGCCTGCGAGCCGCCGCGGATATTCCAGGGCTTGAAGGTGCAATAGGCGAACAGCATCGCCATCAGGTCGGCAAACGGCAGCTGGCTTGGCGGCACACCCAGATAGCACCAGTAGATGGCGATCGTGGAGATCAGCTTGTCATCGTCGAAGAACTCGTCCAGCACGTCCTGCGCCGGGCGCAGGCCGTAGGCGACATAGGTCGGGCAGGTCGCCTGCAGCATCGCGGCGTCGTTGGCGCGGCGGCACTGCGGCAGTTGCAGGAAGTTTTCCATGGTCAGCTTCGAGGCCATGTCGAAGAAGCGCTCGATGGCGTCGCTTTCCTGCGGGTAGTTGGCCTGCAGCTGCTTCATCATGCCCTTCCAGCTCGCCGGCAGCGTGGTGTCGAACAGGCCGGGGATCACCAGCCGGTACAGTTCGTGTTCCTGCACGAACTCGACCTTGTCGAGCACGCCCAGGTCGGCAAACAGCTGGCGCATGATGAAGGGCTGCGCCTCGGTGCCGAGGCCGCTCAGCTGGTGCAGCGCGACTTCGAATTCGTAATCGCCGCGTATGAACGAGGTGGCGCAGCCACCGGGAACATTGTGCCGCTCCAGCAGCAGGGTCTTGCAGCCGCTGCGCTGCAGCTTGGTGGCGGCGGTCAGCCCGGCATTGCCGGCACCGATCACCACCGCGTCAAAATGCGCCATCCGTGTCTCCTTATCTTGTCGATGTAAAGATTTGGTTGAAATAAGCCGCCATGGCCGTGCTCGGCATACCGTCGGTCAATGCGGGGCCGCAGTCGTCGCGGCTGCGAGCGGCTAATCTTGCCGATGCCAAGATTTAGCGTAGAGGGAAATCTTGTCGACGTCAACATGGTGCGCGGGTTGACGTCAGAGCGAGACCCGGGAGGGGGAAGAGGGGCGTTGTGCTGCTGCGGTGGCGGGCCCGCGTGGCCGGGCGCTTGCATGCTCCTCCCGGGCCAGTACGGTAATGTTTGATTGCCGACGAGTCGGCCAGGCACGGCCCGTGCAGCTTAGTAGGCGCGGGGGGCTCGAACCCGTGGCTCAGTCGAACAGCTTGCGCATCAGTTCCTGCAGGTCCTGCTGTGGCTGCGTGCTGTCGGTGTTGCGCAAGAGGCCGCTGGTGGCGAGTGTCGAGAAGCCGTGCACCAGGCTCCAGGCCTTGATCCAGCTCAGTTGCCCCGGTGCCGGGCCGTGCGTGGCCTCGAGCGCGTGAATGGCGTCGAACACCGGCTGGCGCGCCGCCTTGAAGGCGCTGACCAGCGCCGCATCCTGCCAGTCGATTCTGGGATCGCGGAACATCAGGTCGAACAGCGCCGGGTTGTCGAGCGCGAACTGGATATAGCCCATCCCCGCCACCTTGGCGCGGGCGGTGGGATCGGACGGCTCGTCGCTCAGCATCCGCTGCTGTACCTGCAGCATGCGCTGAAAGCCGATGCAGGCCAGTGCCGTCAACAGGCCCGCGATATTGCCGAAATGGTGGGTGGGCGCGGCGTGCGAGACGCCGGCCTGGCGCGCGCAGGCGCGCAGCGTCAGCGCCTCCGGCCCCTGTTCGCGCAGGATCTGCTCGGCGGCCGACAGCAAGGCATTGCGCAGATCGCCATGGTGATAACTGGATTCGCTCATATGTTGACAATGTAAAGCCAGCCCAACTACGATGGCAACTTTACGATGTCAAGATTTGTGGTGCCGCGTATCGATAGCGGCTGCCACTTTGGTCGCCGACGTGCTGCCATCGCATGGCGCCAGCCCGCCGCAGGTGGGCCATGCCATACCGGGCCCGGCTGCATGGTGGCCATCACACTCGCTCACGGGGAAAACTCAATGTCGGATGGCAAGCGTGCCGTCATCATCGGCGGCAGCATGGCGGGCCTGCTCGTGGCGGCGGCGGTCGCGCCCTTTTTCGAGCAGGTGCTGATTCTCGAACGTGACACCCGGCGTGAGGCGATCGTGCCGCGCAAGGGCGTGCCGCAAGGGGCGCATGTGCACGGTTTTCTGGCCGCGGGCCGCATCGCGCTGGAGCAATTGTTGCCCGGCATCGTCGACGACGTGGTGGCGCAGGGCGGTGCGGTCGGCGACATGCTGAAGGATGCGCTGTTCTATGTCGGCAAGCGCACGCGCTTCGTCAGCGGCGACAGCGGCATCGCTGGCCTGGTGGCGAGCCGGCCGTTGCTCGAACACGTGGTGGCCGGGCGGGTCGCCGCCATCGGCCAGGTCGAGCTGCGCCACGGGGTCAGCGTTGGCGGCCTTGTCTTCAGCGGCGACGGCAGGCGCGTCGTCGGCGTCAGCTACAGCGCGGATGGCGCTGCGCCGCAAACGCTCGACGCGGACCTGGTGATCGACGCCAGCGGCCGTGGCAGCCGCTCCCGCCAGTGGCTGCAGCAGGCGGGCTTTCCGCTGCCCATGCAGGATACGCTCACGGTCAACGTCACCTACAGCAGTTGCTGGTTCCGGCGGAGCGAGCCGCACGACGCCGGGGTGCGCGCGGTGTTCGTGGCGCCCGATGCCGCCAACCCCGTGCCGTCCGGCATGATGGAGCAGGAAGGGGAGCGCTGGATCGTCAGCTGCGGCAGCTATGGCGACAGCGCCGCGCCGGCGACGCTGGAGGCATTCCGCGACTATATCCGCCGCCACAGCGCGCCGGAGATCGACGCGGTCATCTCACAGGCCGAGGCCATCGGCGCCCCGCAACGCTTCAAATACCCGGCCAGCGTGCGCAACCGCTACGATAAGCTGTCGCGCTTTCCTGCGGGCTATCTCGTCACGGGCGATGCGCTGTGCAGCTTCAATCCTGTTTACGGCCAAGGCATGACCATCGCGGCGCAACAGGCCTTGGCGCTGCGCGACTGCCTGGCAGCCGGCGGCGAGCGGATCTGGCCTGCATTCTTCAGACGCGCCGCCAGGGTGGTGGCCGACCCGTGGGAATTCGCAATCGCCAGCGACCTTGCGCTGCCTTGCGTGGCGGCGAAGCGCCCGTTTGGCTTTGGCTTGATGCAACGCTATGTCGAGCGGGTCATGCACGCCGCCAGCCGCGATATGGCCGTGGCCCGTGCGGTGCTGCGCGTGGTGCACTTGCTGGACAGGCCGAGCGCCCTGCTCGCGCCAGCGGTGGTCTACCGGGCGCTGCGCGCGGGCCGGACCTGACGGTTGCGGGAGATAGGCTCGAATAAAGGCTGGGCGCGGCGATGGCGGCTGCCTCGCCCGGGCTGTCCTCTACGATCTGGATCACCCCGGCGCGCACCTGCCTGCCGTGCAACGCGAGGCCCAGCGCGGCCACCACGGCCGGCACCACGGCAGGCCGCCGGGCTTGATCGATTGTCGCTACCGGCGGGCGGTCACGAGGGGTTGAGCATGCAGATATCCTGCTCCTGCCGCTCGCTGATGAAGGCATAGGTGTTCTTGCCGTTGGTCTTGGCCTTGTACATCGCCAGGTCCATGGCCTTGTGCAGCTGTTCGGCATCGCTGCCGTCGATCGGGAACAGGGCAACCCCCACGCTGGCGCCGAGCGTCAGCGGTACGCCGCCGAATTCGACCGGCAGGTTCACGCGGTCGATGAAACGCCGCGCCAGCATGGCGACATCGTCCTGCTGCTCGGCCCGTTCGAGCAGCACCGCGAACTTGTCGCGGCCGATGCGTGCGATGGTGTCGGTCTTGCGCAGCGCCGCCAGCAGCCGTGCGCCGATCTGGCGCAGCACCAGCTCGCAGGCTTCCTCGCCATAGCGCTCGTTGACCTGGCGGAAGCCGTCCAGATCGATCAGCAGCGTGGCGACCTTGAACAGCTCGCGCTTGGCACGGTACAGCGCGTGGTTGAGCCGGTCGTCGAAGAGGAAGCGGTTGGGCAGGCCGGTGACCGGGTCCAGCCCGCCGTGGGCGCGGTCGGTGACCATCGCCACCGGCCGCCCCGAGAACGGCCGCACGCTGCGCAGCCAGCGCAACTTGGCGAGCAGCAGGCTCGGGTTCAGCTGGCGCGGCAGCACGTCGTCGACGCCGGCCTGCAGCGCGGCCTCGATCTGCCCATGCTGGGCGAAATCGACCAGCGCGATGACCAGCGGCGGCTGGCCCTGCATATTGTCGCGCAACGATCCGACCAGCTCGCTCAACAGCGATGCCTGCGGTGCCACCAGCACCAGATCGGGCGACGATGCCACCGTCAGCGCCACGGCACCGGCCGGGTCGGCCGTCTGCCTGACCTTGTCGCCGCGCCGCGCCAGCTCTGCGGCAAACGGGCCGGCAACGTCCTGTTCCGCGACGATCAGAATCGACAATCTGTCGTCGGCGAGCTTGGCGGTCATGGTG
Coding sequences within it:
- the rdgB gene encoding RdgB/HAM1 family non-canonical purine NTP pyrophosphatase, yielding MQQLVIASNNAGKLREFGALLAPLGFDIVPQGQLGVSEAEEPHCTFVENALAKARHASRVTGLPALADDSGICVSALGGAPGVYSARFAGEPKSDSRNNDKLLADLAGQVDRRAHYVAVLVFVRHADDPQPLIAEGEWHGEVLDAPRGEGGFGYDPLFLVPETGKTVAELDADIKNRMSHRGKALVELVAKLRRRDGGAA
- the hemW gene encoding radical SAM family heme chaperone HemW; this translates as MQTISLPAGRSHWQLQALPPLALYIHMPWCVRKCPYCDFNSHEAKNGFDENGYLDALVRDLELALPSIWGRRVVSIFFGGGTPSLFSAAGLDRLLADIRARVALNADAEITLEANPGTFEADKFRDYRAAGINRLSIGIQSFNAGHLKALGRIHDEREAQRAIEIAHRHFDNFNLDLMYALPGQTLAEAQADIRTAIDAGSTHLSAYHLTLEPNTLFYRYPPALPDDELSADMQEMVEAELASAGFDHYETSAFARPGRRCQHNLNYWQFGDYLGIGAGAHSKLTFHDRIVREMRYKQPTQYLREIAAGAPVQESRQVALDELPFEFMMNLLRLTGGFESQLFTERTGLPLARIERELSEAEARGLLERDHVGIRPTQAGQRFLNDLLQLFLNGEPD
- a CDS encoding N-acetyltransferase family protein — encoded protein: MNLHVRLATPADLDRLALLFDAYRQFYTLPADLALSRAYLGERMRKAESLLLVADAGDGLAGFIQMYPTFSSLAADRIYTLEDLFVDPAYRGHGVGRQLMTAAAAAGRERGAVQLVLSTATDNATAQALYESLGWQRDIQFFYYALNLAPLG
- a CDS encoding NAD(P)/FAD-dependent oxidoreductase, which produces MLRLTEVKLPLDHAEPELKAAVLKRLGVKEGDLLGFSIFRRGYDARKRSAISLVYSVDVELRNEAAVLKRLRDDRHIGPAPDMRYQFVAQAPAGLSERPVIIGMGPCGLFAGLILAQMGFRPIILERGKAVRERTKDTWGLWRKSVLNPESNVQFGEGGAGTFSDGKLYSQIKDPKFHSRKVLDEFVKAGAPEEILYVSKPHIGTFRLVGMVEEMRAGIEALGGEVRFQSKVDEIEIDNGQVRGVVLAGGERIATSHVVLAIGHSARDTFQMLYDKGVYVEAKPFSVGFRIEHPQSLIDRARFGDFAGNAILGAADYKLVYHASNGRSVYSFCMCPGGTVVAATSEPNRVVTNGMSQYSRNERNANSGIVVGITPADFPSDHPLAGIELQRELESRAYELGGGGYLAPGQLVGDFIANRPSSGVGEVEPSYKPGVKFGDLNPSLPAYAIEAIREALPAFDKQIKGYAMHDAVLTGVETRTSSPIRITRNRDDYQSLNTRGLFPAGEGAGYAGGILSAAVDGIEVAEAVALSMTGQPAPR
- a CDS encoding putative metalloprotease CJM1_0395 family protein: MLNSVSSSSGLSYATPQTRGQGQVASGDQAKGQGGTDKASAGNSSQDSQQVDQTNIAQLKARDSAVRAHEQAHIAASGGLAEGGPSFVYQRGPDGKNYAIGGEVNIDASPGRTPQETITKAQLVRAAALAPADPSPQDRSVAAHATQMELQARAELLTQGSQQTAKSRELNGDSNPAIRAYSGADNGSSFNAYA
- a CDS encoding RidA family protein, producing the protein MKKEIISTERAPKAIGTYSQAVVAGATVYMSGQIGLDPATMEMAEGFEAQTHQVFKNLRAVCEAAGGTTRDIVKLNAYLTDLSNFAKFNEIMGQYFQEPYPARAAVGVASLPRGGVVEADAVMVLS
- a CDS encoding mechanosensitive ion channel domain-containing protein — its product is MPPLSTLFQERTMLLDLFSTILFALLLVVARFVVRRMIVARQDLPPEVRRRWQVTLRNSILLTFLLGLVFIWGHEIRTLAVSLVAIAAAIVLATKELILCLIGGIYRTSSRVFDIGDVVEIGSTRGKVVDRNLLSTTLLVSGSTAAGRLATIPNSLLLNQPVFNDALFGDYTLQLITIPLPTGADWQRAEALLLAAGEAECAPYLSHVSDHAAHVERHRALDVPSVAPRVRLKLPDHEHMELQLQVPLPINGRLSAEQRILHAFMSAWQAPSANAPLAS